The following proteins are encoded in a genomic region of Pyrus communis chromosome 11, drPyrComm1.1, whole genome shotgun sequence:
- the LOC137707932 gene encoding uncharacterized protein encodes MMNGGRHQNKFAWKPNLGVKINETEVGGRFRPLSEITGVCQRCKEQIEWKRRYGKYKTLTEPAKCQRCTKRAVRQSHHKLCAACAKEQRVCAKCCCRVEQIVGKDLAEVESEQKKLQEAIKNARERDRRSLLRAMNAGKSTGVAKAASEKGDKAGDLFPSASLEEYAEASRDDEDDNGDDGEGEEDEAHVCN; translated from the exons ATGATGAACGGCGGTCGGCACCAAAACAAATTCGCATGGAAGCCAAACCTCGGCGTCAAAATCAACGAAACCGAGGTCGGAGGCCGGTTCCGGCCGCTGTCGGAGATAACGGGGGTCTGCCAGCGCTGCAAGGAACAGATCGAGTGGAAGCGCCGTTACGGAAAGTACAAGACCCTGACGGAGCCCGCCAAGTGCCAACGTTGTACCAAACGCGCAGTCCGTCAGTCCCACCATAAGCTCTGTGCTGCTTGTGCTAAGGAGCAACGTGTTTGTGCGAAGTGTTGCTGTCGTGTCGAGCAAATTGTCGGAAAAGACCTTGCGGAAGTGGAGTCTGAGCAGAAGAAGCTTCAAGAG GCGATCAAAAATGCAAGAGAAAGAGATAGGAGGAGTCTATTGCGTGCG ATGAATGCTGGAAAATCTACGGGTGTAGCGAAAGCTGCAAGCGAGAAAGGAGACAAAGCGGGGGACCTGTTCCCGTCTGCGTCACTCGAAGAATATGCAGAGGCAAGCAGAGATGATGAGGATGACAACGGTGATGATGGTGAAGGCGAAGAAGATGAGGCACATGTTTGCAATTAA